A single Heterodontus francisci isolate sHetFra1 chromosome 11, sHetFra1.hap1, whole genome shotgun sequence DNA region contains:
- the LOC137375502 gene encoding G-protein coupled receptor 87-like, with protein MNATISNSRLCPRDSRITEVVYPILYSIIFIISCSLNSLAIWIFFNIRKRQSFIFYLKNLAVADLLMTLTFPFKILSDSNLAPWQLTWFVCRYSAVVFYLNMYVSLLFLSLISLERCLKIVKPFRNSKFHHIKCARIFSAGVWLFMLTLGVPNMILTNKMATPTNVKHCASLKGSLGKVWHEAVVYICILMFFTGLLVLLVCYILIAKEIQKSNIKFKTCIKRNSKTSQNIACVVAVFFICFVPYHFWRVPFTISQMDGIFNCTAESILYHGKEITQFLAACNGCLDPIIYFFMCKSFHELLLQKLNIKIKIPDTRLSGNYKRPEVHTI; from the coding sequence ATGAATGCAACAATTTCAAACAGTAGGTTGTGTCCAAGGGACAGCAGGATTACTGAGGTGGTTTACCCGATACTCTACTCCATCATTTTCATCATAAGCTGTTCGCTAAACAGTCTGGCAATCTGGATATTCTTCAACATCAGGAAAAGGCAGAGTTTCATTTTCTACCTtaaaaacttggctgttgctgactTGTTAATGACACTCACGTTTCCATTTAAAATACTCAGTGACTCGAACCTTGCGCCCTGGCAACTGACCTGGTTCGTGTGCCGTTATTCAGCAGTCGTTTTCTATCTGAACATGTATGTCAGCCTACTGTTTCTCAGTCTGATCAGTCTGGAGAGATGCCTGAAAATCGTGAAACCATTCAGAAACTCCAAATTCCATCATATTAAGTGCGCTAGGATATTCTCTGCAGGCGTATGGTTGTTCATGCTAACTTTGGGGGTTCCAAACATGATTCTAACCAACAAAATGGCCACCCCAACAAATGTGAAACACTGCGCATCACTTAAGGGTTCCCTTGGGAAGGTCTGGCACGAGGCCGTGGTCTACATCTGCATATTAATGTTCTTCACTGGGCTATTGGTTCTACTTGTTTGTTACATCCTCATTGCAAAGGAAATCCAGAAGTCTAACATAAAGTTCAAGACTTGCATCAAGAGAAACAGCAAGACAAGCCAAAACATAGCCTGTGTTGTGGCTGTATTTTTCATTTGTTTTGTGCCTTATCATTTTTGGAGAGTGCCATTCACCATCAGTCAGATGGATGGAATATTCAACTGCACAGCTGAAAGTATCTTGTATCACGGGAAAGAGATTACACAATTCCTGGCCGCTTGCAATGGATGCCTTGACCCCATCATTTACTTCTTCATGTGCAAGTCATTCCATGAATTGCTACTCCAAAAGCTCAACATTAAAATCAAAATACCTGACACACGGTTATCTGGCAATTATAAAAGGCCTGAGGTTCACACAATCTGA